In Salinigranum marinum, one DNA window encodes the following:
- a CDS encoding globin-coupled sensor protein, with product MTDADRRNLDGQALAADIGIDRQELARREEFFDLTDADVDRLAGMDGVVDGVAADLVDDFYDRLRTDEEAAGILERSSLPMAALKRSQEAYLRGLVSGTYDLDYVARRARIGKIHDMIGLGPELYLGAYTVYTEGLVRAIGDDAVSRHEGEDAVERAVGEVVDRVTSLLKIVTLDQAIAMETYIDSYASRLETALDRHEQLARDVEREVETPIEELREASARVADRSGRIDDHASALTERAGTVTAEASNLSATVEEIAATADEVETTSTHAEELAERGHESATAAADAMADVSDAATDVAADVEALEERVDHIDDVVEVIDSIADQTNILALNASIEAARAGEAGDGFAVVADEVKNLAGEAQSQARRIETTVAEIQTDTAETAASLDRATERVEAGLDQVDGVQSDLDDIADAVRETADGIRNVAEATDEQASSTEAVASMADDVAETAAEVSSGVTDIAAANEQQASTIETVRTATARLTDGTDDDSDRGT from the coding sequence GTGACGGACGCCGACAGACGGAATCTCGACGGCCAGGCGCTGGCTGCCGACATCGGTATCGACCGACAGGAACTCGCGCGGCGCGAGGAGTTTTTCGACCTGACGGACGCCGACGTCGACCGGCTGGCGGGGATGGACGGCGTCGTCGACGGGGTCGCGGCCGACCTCGTCGACGACTTCTACGACCGACTCCGAACCGACGAGGAGGCGGCGGGGATCTTAGAGCGGTCGTCGCTCCCGATGGCGGCGTTGAAGCGCTCGCAGGAGGCGTATCTCAGGGGGTTGGTCTCCGGGACGTACGACCTCGACTACGTGGCCCGCCGCGCGCGGATCGGTAAGATACACGATATGATCGGGCTCGGGCCGGAGCTGTATCTCGGCGCGTACACCGTCTACACGGAGGGACTCGTCCGGGCGATCGGCGACGACGCCGTCTCCCGGCACGAGGGCGAAGACGCCGTCGAACGGGCCGTCGGGGAGGTCGTCGACCGCGTCACGTCGCTTCTGAAGATCGTCACGCTCGACCAGGCGATCGCGATGGAGACGTACATCGACTCGTACGCCTCGCGGCTGGAGACCGCCCTCGACCGCCACGAGCAACTGGCGCGGGACGTCGAGCGCGAGGTAGAGACGCCGATCGAGGAGCTCCGCGAGGCGTCGGCGCGCGTCGCTGACCGGTCGGGGCGGATCGACGACCACGCCAGCGCGCTCACCGAGCGCGCGGGGACGGTCACCGCGGAGGCGTCGAACCTGAGCGCGACGGTCGAGGAGATCGCCGCGACCGCCGACGAGGTCGAGACGACGAGCACCCACGCGGAGGAACTCGCCGAACGGGGCCACGAGTCGGCGACGGCCGCCGCCGACGCGATGGCGGACGTGAGCGACGCCGCCACCGACGTGGCCGCCGACGTCGAGGCGCTCGAAGAGCGCGTCGACCACATCGACGACGTCGTCGAGGTCATCGACTCGATCGCCGATCAGACGAACATCCTCGCGCTGAACGCCTCGATCGAGGCCGCTCGGGCGGGGGAAGCGGGCGACGGCTTCGCCGTCGTCGCCGACGAGGTGAAGAACCTCGCCGGGGAGGCACAGTCACAGGCGCGGCGGATCGAGACGACGGTCGCGGAGATCCAGACGGACACGGCCGAGACGGCGGCGAGCCTCGACCGTGCCACCGAGCGCGTCGAGGCGGGGCTCGACCAGGTCGACGGGGTGCAGTCCGACCTCGACGACATCGCCGACGCCGTCCGCGAGACCGCCGACGGGATCCGCAACGTCGCCGAGGCGACCGACGAACAGGCGTCGAGCACCGAGGCGGTCGCGAGCATGGCCGACGACGTCGCCGAGACCGCCGCGGAGGTGTCGTCGGGCG
- a CDS encoding TrkH family potassium uptake protein: MKLRVNYRASLSLVGSVLKYLAVPLCIPVVTALAYGEAVAPFVVTIALTVAVGVGLERLEPDPDILAREGFLMVGATWLAVSLVGAVPYLVEAHGLPPVLAATHPESTLANPANALFESMSGFTTTGATVLGDISFESHGRGIMMWRQLTQWLGGMGIVVLAVAILPELSVGGAQLMDAEAPGPGIEKLTPRIAETARALWGAYLGFTILEIGLLYALHVGGLAPNMSAYNAIAHGLTTMPTGGFSPEARSIEAFSAAVQWLVIPFMVAAGTNFALFWHVLTGDSGRLFRDAEFRFYAGTLAVITALGAGLLFTGSGLVTSVPPGETYDAAYLDAFRGTIVGGAEPALRHAAFQAVSIVTTTGYASMDFNSWSAPAQYLLLFAMFIGGSAGSTGGSVKIVRWYVILKSVRRELFTTAHPDAIRPVRLGGRTIDERAIRGIYAFTLLYIVLFFVATALLFADATRIGQELSVLEAMSAAASTLGNVGPGFGTVGPMGSYIDFSNLGKLFMIALMWAGRLEIIPVLVLFTPEYWQR, encoded by the coding sequence GTGAAACTCCGCGTCAACTACCGGGCGAGCCTCAGCCTCGTGGGGAGCGTGCTAAAGTATCTCGCGGTCCCGCTTTGTATCCCCGTCGTGACCGCGCTGGCGTACGGTGAGGCGGTCGCCCCGTTCGTCGTCACCATCGCCCTGACCGTCGCGGTCGGCGTCGGCCTCGAACGGCTCGAGCCCGACCCCGACATCCTCGCCCGCGAGGGCTTTCTGATGGTCGGGGCGACGTGGCTCGCGGTCAGTCTCGTCGGGGCCGTCCCATATCTCGTCGAGGCGCACGGCCTCCCGCCGGTCCTCGCGGCCACCCACCCCGAATCGACGCTCGCGAACCCCGCGAACGCGCTGTTCGAGTCGATGTCGGGCTTCACCACGACCGGGGCGACCGTCCTCGGCGACATCTCCTTCGAGAGCCACGGCCGCGGGATCATGATGTGGCGACAGCTCACCCAGTGGCTCGGCGGGATGGGGATCGTCGTGCTCGCGGTCGCGATCCTCCCGGAGCTCTCCGTCGGCGGCGCACAGCTCATGGACGCCGAGGCCCCCGGCCCGGGCATCGAGAAGCTGACGCCGCGGATTGCCGAGACCGCCCGAGCGCTCTGGGGGGCGTACCTCGGCTTCACGATCCTGGAGATCGGGCTCCTCTACGCGTTGCACGTCGGCGGGCTCGCGCCCAACATGAGCGCGTACAACGCCATCGCCCACGGCCTCACGACGATGCCCACTGGCGGGTTCTCGCCCGAAGCGCGGAGCATCGAGGCGTTCTCGGCGGCGGTCCAGTGGCTCGTGATCCCCTTCATGGTCGCGGCCGGGACCAACTTTGCGCTGTTTTGGCACGTCCTCACGGGCGACTCGGGCCGGCTGTTCCGCGACGCCGAGTTCCGCTTTTACGCCGGCACGCTGGCGGTCATCACCGCGCTGGGGGCGGGGCTCCTGTTCACCGGGAGCGGGCTCGTGACGAGCGTCCCGCCGGGCGAGACGTACGACGCGGCGTACCTCGACGCGTTCCGCGGCACGATCGTCGGCGGGGCCGAACCGGCGCTCAGACACGCCGCGTTCCAGGCCGTCTCCATCGTGACCACCACGGGCTACGCGAGCATGGACTTCAACTCGTGGTCGGCACCCGCCCAGTACCTCCTGCTGTTCGCCATGTTCATCGGCGGCTCCGCCGGGTCGACCGGCGGGTCGGTCAAGATCGTCCGCTGGTACGTCATCCTGAAGTCCGTGCGGCGGGAGCTGTTCACGACGGCCCACCCCGACGCGATCCGCCCCGTTCGTCTCGGCGGCCGGACGATCGACGAGCGGGCGATCCGCGGGATCTACGCCTTCACGCTCCTCTACATCGTGCTGTTCTTCGTGGCGACGGCGCTGCTGTTCGCCGACGCGACGCGCATCGGCCAAGAGCTGTCGGTGCTGGAGGCGATGAGTGCCGCCGCGTCGACGCTCGGCAACGTCGGCCCGGGCTTCGGGACCGTCGGCCCGATGGGGTCGTACATCGACTTCTCGAACCTCGGCAAGCTGTTCATGATCGCCCTGATGTGGGCCGGCCGCCTGGAGATCATCCCCGTGCTCGTGCTGTTCACCCCCGAGTACTGGCAGCGGTGA
- a CDS encoding helix-turn-helix domain-containing protein: MTEGIRVELAVACDSHCPVAAASRDVDGEITDVSRAVVDGHRVDEYRVGRDARDPVGTPVFETREAVVYRTTQPCGTGCPCEVIEAQGCPVAGVRGVDGRLVVAFYAPGRATVRRVVDALSESFDVSLRRLVAGDGAAGRAGDATVVDRGRLTDRQREVVETAHRMGYFEYPRGATAEAVASALGVSPSAFAETLRAAERALLDECLPGASGHGDPVRAADSRP, encoded by the coding sequence ATGACTGAGGGGATCCGCGTGGAACTCGCCGTCGCGTGCGACAGCCACTGTCCGGTCGCCGCCGCCTCCCGGGACGTCGACGGCGAGATCACCGACGTGTCGCGGGCGGTCGTCGACGGCCACCGCGTCGACGAGTATCGCGTGGGACGCGACGCACGGGACCCGGTCGGGACGCCCGTGTTCGAGACGCGCGAGGCGGTCGTGTACCGCACCACCCAGCCGTGCGGGACGGGCTGTCCCTGTGAGGTGATCGAGGCACAGGGCTGTCCGGTCGCCGGCGTTCGGGGCGTCGACGGACGGCTCGTCGTCGCCTTCTACGCCCCGGGCCGGGCGACGGTTCGACGCGTCGTCGACGCGCTCTCCGAGTCGTTCGATGTCAGCCTGCGGCGACTGGTCGCGGGCGACGGTGCGGCCGGCCGGGCGGGAGACGCGACGGTCGTCGACCGGGGGCGGCTCACCGACCGCCAGCGGGAGGTCGTCGAGACCGCCCACCGGATGGGCTACTTCGAGTACCCCAGGGGAGCCACGGCGGAGGCGGTCGCGTCGGCGCTGGGCGTCTCACCGTCGGCGTTCGCGGAGACGCTTCGAGCCGCCGAGCGAGCGCTCCTTGACGAGTGTCTCCCCGGCGCGTCCGGGCACGGCGACCCCGTCCGTGCCGCCGACAGTCGGCCCTGA